From Spartobacteria bacterium, a single genomic window includes:
- the flhA gene encoding flagellar biosynthesis protein FlhA, producing MSVSDSFKSSKLWKTLTMKGSHQADIGMAMAIMMVLAVLFFPVPPLLLDILLAASIGMAVLVIIYSMSITDALELSSFPSILLLLTLFRLSMNVATTRQILLTGFAGNLIEAFGNFVVGGNYIVGIVVFLILVIINFKVITKGSGRIAEVTARFTLDALPGKQMSIDADLNQGLIDEQTAVKRRDKLRQEADFYGAMDGASKFVAGDAVAGLIITAINICAGFAVGMLNQNMTAAESITRYTILTIGDGLVSQIPALIISTAAGVIVTRAASTDGLGTQLSQQLFMKPRQMMIAGAIMCGIAIVPGMPILPFVSLGGSLAGLGFFLKRKGVTGKPEDLALEAGKKAAGALPPGAKVDPAPEQAGPKKSMAPGTDYKSVLAVSPMDLEIGFGLIPLVDKSQGGRLIERISSVRMQIAEEMGIILPPVNVRDNVDLRNTEYLIRIRGLEITRGHVHPGMLLAIDPSGELPMEGGRPVKEPAFGFVAYWIPESKREHIESRGFTVVDCASVTTTHLAAVVKRNAADILTRQDVSNMIDAVKESNPAVVQELIPNKMNVGAIHRVLQGLLKERVTIRDMAIILETLADNVGKTQDPTFLIEMCRRTLGGHISRTYLMPDGMLKALGLHPALEDMLRQYVRKDGSSAFGPIIMDPALAQNMLKIVHEQVQTAKANGIEPVLVCSPSIRPQFRQLIQHDLPDTAVLSFAEIPDTVPVEMVSLVQLPETQQQASA from the coding sequence GCTGGACATTCTGCTGGCCGCCAGCATCGGGATGGCCGTACTGGTCATCATCTATTCCATGAGCATCACAGATGCACTGGAACTGTCCTCCTTCCCATCCATTTTGCTGTTGCTCACCCTGTTCCGCCTTTCGATGAACGTGGCCACCACACGTCAAATTCTTCTCACAGGATTTGCCGGCAATCTGATTGAAGCCTTTGGCAATTTTGTGGTGGGCGGCAATTACATTGTGGGTATTGTGGTCTTCCTGATTCTGGTCATTATCAATTTCAAGGTGATCACCAAGGGTTCCGGACGTATTGCTGAAGTGACCGCCCGATTCACACTGGATGCCCTGCCCGGCAAACAGATGAGCATTGACGCAGACTTAAATCAGGGCTTGATCGACGAACAGACCGCCGTCAAGCGCAGAGACAAGCTACGGCAGGAAGCCGACTTTTATGGAGCGATGGACGGGGCCAGCAAGTTCGTCGCAGGCGATGCCGTTGCGGGGTTGATCATTACTGCCATAAATATTTGCGCCGGATTTGCAGTGGGGATGCTCAATCAGAACATGACCGCCGCCGAATCGATCACCCGTTATACGATTCTGACCATTGGTGATGGTCTTGTCTCACAGATTCCTGCCCTGATCATCTCCACGGCCGCAGGCGTCATTGTTACCAGAGCGGCCTCCACCGACGGCCTGGGAACACAGCTGTCGCAGCAATTATTCATGAAACCGCGTCAAATGATGATTGCCGGTGCCATTATGTGCGGCATTGCCATTGTTCCGGGCATGCCCATTCTGCCTTTTGTTTCTCTGGGCGGCTCGCTGGCGGGGCTGGGATTTTTTCTGAAACGCAAGGGCGTTACCGGCAAACCGGAAGACCTGGCACTGGAAGCGGGCAAAAAAGCGGCTGGCGCACTGCCCCCCGGTGCCAAAGTCGATCCCGCTCCCGAACAGGCCGGACCGAAAAAATCTATGGCACCGGGCACTGATTACAAATCCGTGCTGGCGGTATCTCCCATGGATCTGGAAATTGGTTTTGGACTGATTCCCCTGGTGGATAAATCACAGGGCGGACGGCTCATCGAACGTATCAGCAGTGTGCGCATGCAGATTGCTGAGGAAATGGGCATCATCCTGCCTCCAGTCAATGTGCGGGACAACGTGGATCTACGTAACACCGAGTATCTGATACGCATTCGCGGACTGGAAATCACACGCGGTCACGTCCATCCCGGCATGCTGCTGGCCATTGATCCCAGCGGGGAACTACCTATGGAAGGTGGCCGCCCGGTGAAGGAACCGGCCTTTGGATTTGTCGCCTACTGGATTCCTGAGTCCAAACGGGAACATATTGAATCGCGCGGCTTTACAGTGGTGGATTGCGCCAGTGTCACCACAACCCACCTTGCCGCTGTAGTAAAACGCAATGCCGCCGATATTCTTACCCGACAGGATGTAAGCAATATGATTGATGCAGTCAAAGAATCCAATCCGGCAGTGGTACAGGAACTGATCCCCAACAAAATGAATGTGGGTGCCATCCATCGCGTCCTTCAGGGATTACTGAAAGAACGCGTCACTATACGTGACATGGCTATCATTCTCGAAACACTGGCGGACAACGTCGGCAAAACACAGGATCCCACGTTCCTGATTGAAATGTGCCGGCGCACACTGGGCGGTCACATTTCCCGCACCTATCTCATGCCCGACGGCATGCTGAAAGCACTGGGACTGCATCCGGCCCTCGAAGACATGCTTCGTCAATATGTACGCAAAGACGGGTCATCCGCCTTCGGCCCGATTATTATGGATCCGGCGTTGGCACAGAACATGCTGAAAATTGTGCATGAACAAGTACAGACAGCCAAAGCAAACGGAATTGAACCGGTGCTGGTATGCAGCCCGTCCATTCGACCGCAGTTCAGACAGCTCATCCAGCATGATCTGCCCGATACAGCCGTCCTTTCCTTTGCTGAAATCCCGGATACAGTGCCCGTGGAAATGGTCAGTCTTGTTCAGCTACCAGAAACACAGCAACAGGCAAGTGCATAA
- the flhF gene encoding flagellar biosynthesis protein FlhF, which yields MKVKSYTGRSLDKLYKTVKKELGAQAVIVSSRKKGASGISGLFTGGAYEVIAVADDTSADATVIKNSFSTEVWERFTKLQNEQFRVMEQAVREIRSDMRNMSASISSTRRAAEQVANQAQTTPAQPQKAQNPSTPPLPAYARGWDPRFVKKITDRMPKFFTDASSAQQTDTLKMLLRAEENFPIKQGSGPQTIVLAGPTGSGKTTTVAKLAARWSLSFGFNIGIITTDTFRVAAVDQIKEYATLLGVDLKVVYSAADARRAAQAFSDKDLIIVDTAGRCHYDQSSLRELRSVLDGLGPFKVLLTLPATSAKEQLPEMIRNYNVLKPNYLVVTKIDETATYDLLTVSGCETPCPVAFVTNGQRVPQDIMPATGDMLANMLLEE from the coding sequence ATGAAAGTAAAGAGTTATACGGGTCGGTCACTTGATAAGTTATACAAAACCGTTAAGAAAGAGCTGGGTGCGCAGGCCGTAATTGTTTCGTCACGTAAAAAAGGTGCCAGCGGGATATCCGGTTTGTTTACCGGCGGAGCCTATGAAGTCATTGCCGTTGCGGATGACACCTCCGCCGATGCTACCGTGATCAAGAACTCCTTCAGCACCGAAGTTTGGGAACGTTTTACCAAGCTTCAGAACGAACAGTTTCGCGTCATGGAACAGGCCGTAAGAGAAATACGGTCGGATATGCGCAATATGTCCGCTTCCATCTCATCTACCCGTCGTGCAGCAGAACAAGTTGCCAATCAAGCACAAACAACTCCTGCTCAGCCCCAAAAAGCACAAAATCCATCTACGCCCCCCCTACCCGCCTATGCCAGGGGCTGGGATCCGCGTTTTGTTAAAAAGATCACCGACCGCATGCCAAAATTCTTTACCGACGCCAGTTCCGCCCAGCAGACCGACACCCTGAAAATGTTGCTTCGGGCGGAAGAAAATTTTCCCATCAAACAAGGCAGCGGACCGCAAACCATCGTGTTAGCCGGTCCAACCGGGTCGGGAAAAACAACAACTGTTGCGAAATTAGCGGCTCGCTGGAGTCTTTCCTTTGGATTCAATATAGGAATTATCACCACTGACACCTTTCGTGTGGCCGCAGTGGATCAAATAAAAGAATATGCCACGTTACTGGGGGTTGATCTAAAAGTCGTCTATTCTGCCGCCGATGCGCGTCGGGCCGCTCAGGCCTTTTCCGACAAAGATTTAATCATTGTAGATACGGCCGGGCGCTGCCATTATGATCAGTCGAGTCTGCGCGAACTGCGATCGGTTCTGGACGGCCTGGGCCCTTTCAAAGTGCTGCTCACCCTGCCGGCCACTTCGGCCAAAGAACAGCTTCCAGAAATGATTCGTAACTACAACGTACTTAAACCAAACTATCTGGTCGTGACAAAAATAGACGAAACAGCTACATATGATTTGTTGACCGTTTCAGGTTGCGAAACACCTTGCCCGGTAGCATTCGTTACCAATGGGCAGCGTGTTCCTCAGGACATCATGCCGGCTACAGGCGACATGCTGGCCAATATGCTTTTAGAAGAATAG
- a CDS encoding MinD/ParA family protein, whose translation MNDQASTLRNMMITQKAATMVAKKLRCLAVGSGKGGVGKTMISIGLACALARMEYRVLIIDADLGLANVDLQIGVNPEFTLMDVVYGNCPVEQAITKTPYGVDLLAAASGSPELVDMGGARRDMLVNQLIRFAARYDWLIIDGAAGIGQSIVSFFAAAPEVAIVVANEPTSLMDAYSLIKVLRQQPSPPILRLVINSVQNLNEGEELAARMNAITKRFLNVEIPVGGIITYDPLVGNAIRARMPVSAYAPRSLPARRLEELARLLVRDGQGRRGKEAPDGLSFFNKLAEVSLGGLTT comes from the coding sequence GTGAACGATCAGGCCTCTACCTTACGCAACATGATGATTACACAGAAAGCCGCCACTATGGTGGCGAAAAAACTGCGCTGTCTGGCCGTGGGAAGCGGCAAAGGCGGTGTAGGCAAAACGATGATTTCTATCGGTCTTGCCTGTGCGCTGGCCCGTATGGAATATCGCGTCCTGATCATCGATGCGGATCTGGGATTGGCGAATGTGGATTTACAGATTGGCGTAAATCCCGAATTTACCCTGATGGATGTGGTTTACGGAAACTGCCCGGTGGAACAGGCCATCACCAAAACTCCCTACGGGGTCGATCTGCTGGCGGCGGCCTCCGGCTCGCCCGAACTGGTAGATATGGGCGGTGCCCGACGCGATATGCTGGTAAATCAGCTCATTCGCTTTGCCGCCAGATACGACTGGCTGATCATCGACGGCGCGGCCGGTATCGGTCAATCCATCGTCAGTTTTTTTGCGGCCGCTCCAGAAGTGGCGATTGTGGTGGCCAATGAACCCACGTCGCTCATGGATGCGTATTCCCTCATAAAAGTGCTGCGGCAGCAGCCGTCTCCCCCCATTTTACGCCTGGTCATCAACAGCGTGCAGAATCTCAACGAAGGCGAAGAACTGGCCGCACGCATGAACGCCATTACCAAACGTTTTCTCAACGTAGAAATCCCCGTCGGCGGAATCATTACCTATGATCCACTGGTCGGGAATGCGATCCGTGCCCGCATGCCGGTATCGGCCTATGCCCCCCGTTCGCTGCCTGCCCGCCGACTGGAAGAGCTGGCACGCCTCCTCGTTCGCGATGGACAAGGTCGCCGAGGTAAAGAGGCTCCTGACGGACTATCCTTCTTTAACAAACTGGCCGAAGTCAGCCTCGGAGGCCTCACCACATGA